DNA from Mesorhizobium sp. B2-1-1:
GAAAGGCTCAACAGCGCGACCTTCACCACCCCGGCCGAAATGGCGGCCTTCACGCTGCGCACGGGGGAAAGCCGGGAAGGTTGGACCCTGAAGGAAGTCGGCCAGTTCGAAGTCAAGCTCGATGGAGCGGGAGGACGCGCCTCGCTGCGGTTTTCGGATGAGGCAAGCGGTCAACAAATGTTGCCACCGGAGGAGCCGGTGCCCACGCCTTCAGGGGGGTGATCCAAATGGAGCGGTTGCACATTCCGAGCCTCCGGCAGGGATTAATGGAGCGAGTTTCTTTCACAGACAGCAATCAGGAACGAACGTCTCCAGTAGAGGCGTACAGTTAGGAAATTTGGCCTCCATGGTCTCCACGGCATTCGCATACAAGGCTTTGAATGGCGAGGGTCGTCTCGAACTCGGGCGGATCGATGCGTCCGATTCCGACGATGCCGTCCAGAAGCTCGGGGCGCGCGGGCTGATCCCGGTAAGTGTCGAACCGAGGCAGTCTGCATCGCGCGCACCGCTGTTTTCGACCCGGATACCGGCGTCGCAGGTCACGCGGCTGCTCTCCGACCTGTCGATCATGCTGAATGCGGGGATCCGGATCGACGAAGCGCTGGCGATCATGGAAAAGGAATTCGACAGCGGCAGGCTTCAGCCCGTGGTTGCCGGCATTCGCACCGACCTGGCGTCGGGCAACTCGTTCTCCAGAGCGCTGGAAGCCTGGCCCGCTCTGTTCCCGGCGTTCCAGGTCGCCATGGTTCGTGTCGCGGAGACCTCCGGCAAGTTACCCACCCTCCTGTCGCGCATCGTGCAGGAGCGCCAGCATTTCGAGGCATTGCGGGCCAAAGTCAGCGAGGCGCTGCGGTATCCGGCAGTCCTGTTTGCCGGCACGATCTGCGTACTGGTCTTCTTCCTGGTGGGGGTCGTTCCTCAGTTCGAACCGATGCTCATGCAGAGCGGCAAGAAGGACACGCTGATGGTGGTGATGTTCGCGGTCTCGAATTTCCTGCGCGCTTATGGGCTGGTCCTTTTGCTTGCGGCTTCGATACTCGTATTGCTGGGGTTCGTGGCGGCGCGGCGGGGCCTTCTCTGGGCATGGCTTTGGGGTTTCGCCAAGAAACTTCCGCTTTTGTCGGAGATACCGGGGAGCTATCGGACGGGGCGCTTCGCCCGTCTCCTGGGCATCATGGTCGAGACCGGCGTGGCGGTTCCTGTGGCTTTCAAGCTCATCAGCGATACCGTCGACCACGGCGAGGCCGCGCGGGCACGCGCGCAGCAGGCGTCCGACGCGCTGAGGCAGGGGAATAGGCTTGGCCATGCGCTTGAGATTCTTCAGCTTCCCCCGCTGGCGGTGCGCATGTTGAGGCTCGGCGAGCAAAGTGGCGAACTCGCAGGGCTGGCCTATCGTGTCGCCGACTTCTATGAAGTGCGGCTGGAGCGTTCGCTGTCCCGTATCGTCGGGCTTGTCGGCCCTGCGGCAGTGGCAACCATCAGTATCTTGATCGGTGGTATGATCGTGTCGATCATGTCCACCCTCATGTCATTCAACGACATGGTCCGCTAGGAGGCTGTTTGCATGAGCGTTCATTTCGCAGTTGGTCCCAATCTCATGCAGCGCAAGCGTGCCCGGCGCCGCGAGGCAGGCTTTACGCTGATCGAGATGCTGGTCGTGCTGGCCATCATCGGCCTGATCTCGGCGCTCGTCGGTCCTCGTGTTCTCGCGCAGTTGTCCGACTCGCGCGTGCGTGCGGCGAAGCTTCAGATCGAGGCGTTTTCCAGCGCGCTCGACATCTTCTACATCGATGTCGGCCGTTATCCGGTGCAGGCCGAGGGGCTGGGAGCGCTGGTGCGCAAGCCCTCGACCATCCAGGTCTGGAACGGGCCATACGTTCGCGGCGAGACCGTTCCGCTCGATCCGTGGGGCCATGAATACAGATACGCAAGCGACGGAAAGACGTTCAACATCACCACCGACGGGCCCGATGGGCGCGGCTCCAATGTGTCCGCCCAGCCCTAAGGGCAACAGCAACCGCAAAAGGACGCAACGCGGTGTCGTGCTGCTCGACGTGGTCGCGGCGCTTGCGATCGTCGCTCTCGCGGCCTTCGTGCTGATGCCGCGCCCGCGTTCCAGCATCGGGGCTGCCGAGCTTTCTGGCGAGGCGGTTCGTGTCAGCGGGGAGTTCCGCAAGGGCAGAGCGAAGGCGCTGACCACGGGCAGCGTCGCCGACGTGAGGGTCGATCCGGGAAACAAACGCATCCAGGTGGATGGCGCCAATCCGATCTCGATCAGGGATGGGGTGGCCATGAACTGGGTCACGTCGGACCGGTGTCCCATACGAGGCGGAACCAGAGCCTTGCGCTTCCTTGCCGACGGACGGTCGTGTGGGGGCGTCATGACACCGTCCGCCAGCGGCCGGGAGATCGAACTGCGCGTCGACTGGTTGACCGGCCGCGTGGAAATGAGCCCGAAATGACAGGACGGCGCAGACGCGGCTTCACGCTGATCGAGGTTCTGGCCTCGCTTGCCGTCGCCGTGCTGCTGATCGTTCCGATCGCGCGCATGATCACGGGCACCGCAGGTGCGTTCGCGGGTCTGGAACGATCGACCGAACGCCGTGTCGGCATGCAGGCTGCCATGGCGGCGGCGATGACCCTTAACCCGTTGCGAACGGGCCGGCGCGTGATCGGAGGCTTCACGGTCATCGTGGAACCGTACCGCTTCGAACGCGGCACTGCCCTGGCTCGCGCCGGATGGCAGCTTTACTCCGTCACCGTTCGCAGCACCGACGGATCGGATGACGACGCGATGCAGACCGTGCGCCTCGGCAAGCGGCAATGACAAGGAAACGCAGCGCTCGGGCCGGCTTCACGCTGATCGAGGCATTGGCTTCGCTGGTGCTTGCGACGATGCTGTTTGGCGGGCTGGCACTCTACACCGGAACCTGGCTGCGCCAATGGCAGGGGATAATCGCCAGAGGCGGGCAGGAGGACACGGTGGCGGTGATTCTCGACCGGATGGTCGAGGATCTGGAGGCGGCGCAGCCCGGCTATTCCAACCCGGAGGGAGCCGCTGCGATCCGCTTCACCGGCCATGCCGACGAGGTCACCTTCGAGCGCCCAGCGCTCGGCTACGAGCCGCGTGCGGGACTTGATGACATCACCTATTCGATGGGTCGGGCCGGAGCCGACGAGGCCCTCATTCGTGCCCGCCGCGATCACAGGATGGGCGAGGGCGGGGAGGATCTTCCGCTGGTGCGAGGCGATCTGAAGCTTTCGTTCAGCTATGCCGGGCCGGACGGCGCGCTCAGCCCCGAATGGACAAGCACCAACCGCATGCCGTCACTCGTCCGTATCGAGATATCCGGCAGTTCTCCGCGTCCCTGGCGGCAATGGGCCTATGCGCGGTTACGCGTCGAGCTGCCCGCGCGTTGCGGCGCGGCCGAAGCGCTCGCGCCGTGTCTGCAGCGCTACGGCATCGGCTTCTGAACTCCGCAGGGCTGTACGATTGGCGCCGATAACAGGCTTGCAAAACAGCGTGGCATGCAGACGGCGCAAGGCTGCCGCTGGCTATCGACATTCGCGCGGGCTCTGTCGCAAATCGTTCTTTTGTTTTCGCGTCGCTGATCAGGCTGCCAGGATCTCGAACTGCTCGGCGATCGAGGGAGATGGATTGTAGGCAAACCTCGCCTGCTGTCTGCGCATCATGTGAACCATCTCGATGCCAGTGAGAATAACCTCGGCGGTCGCCATTCACTTGAAGCCGAGCATGGATGCGGCGCTTGACGCGTCGATGGTTCTGTTCGATCCAATTATTGAGGTACTTGCTGTTGCGGATGTGAATCGGTTTCGGTGAACGTCGCGGGCGGTCCCGCAGACGGCTTTCAGCATCGCAGGAAATGACCGCCTCGCGGTTGGTTTGGCTGCCGTCGATGACAATGCGTTCCGGCCTGCTGTGGCCCAGCGGCGTGCCGAAGGTCGTCTCGATTTCCTGCAATGCCTTGCTCGCGCCCGGCTGCGTCGACGCGACCTGCTGCGGGCCTTCAGGAGCGAGCCGTGCTCGCCCAGCGCGACCAGGAGCCGCAACTGTTTCAGGTGGAGCCTGGAAATGATCGAGTGGAGCGGTGGGGCCATGCCTGGGTTGAGTAAACGTTATACCGAGATCACATCTTCTCAGTTGTGGCGCGAGCGAATGCTGCAATACTCCGGCCGGCCAAGTCTCTGCGGCGATCACGATTAATGAGTTTCGCTGTTCAGGCCCAGATCCAAACAATCCCGAATGCGCTGGCCCGAATGCGCTGGTCTAAAAATATCAGGAGGAGAACGTAATGACAGTCAGCCGACGCTCATTGTTGAAGGCCGGCGCCGGAATCGCCGCCGCAGGGGTGGCCAGCAGCATGTTGCAGCCGAGCATTGCCAATGCCGCGGACCCGCGCGTAGCCGATATCGTCGTTGTGGGTTGCGGCTCGGCGGGCCTCGGGGCCGCAGTCGCCGCCGCAGAGGCGGGCGCGTCGGTCATTGTCCTCGAGGCGCAACCGCACATCGGGGGACGTGGCATCGTCAGCTCAGGCAACATTCCCCTGGGAGGCGGAACCCCTGCCCAGATGGCAGCCGGCATCGCGGACTCGCCAGACCTCCTGTATCGCGACCTTACCGACTGGTCCATCGTCCAGGCGAACGGCTTTCCGAGCTACCGCTATAACGACCGCGAGCTGATCCGGGCATTTGCCGACATCAACGTCGACCTTTACAACTTTCTGGTCCGCCATGGCGTCGTGTGGACGACATCCAGGCCCGACAATGTCGGCGGCAATGAGGTCGGCAACTCGGTGAACCGTATGATGCATACGGCGATCATGAACTACGTCTCGGTCCGTACCGGCTTGCCGGTAGCCGCGAGCCAACAGCGGACGACGTCTCAAGGGCCCGGCTTCATATATCCGCTGGAGGCCGCGGCAAAGGCGCGTGGCGTGAAGATCCTGCTGAATTACCGTTTGGAGTCGCTGCTCCGGACGAAAGCGGGCGTGGTCGGGGTCGTAGCCTCCAATCAGGGCCGCCTCGTTAACATTCAGGCACGCAAGGGCGTAGTGATTGCGAGTGGCGGCGGAAACGGGAATGTGGAATACCGCCGACAGTTCGACCCACGGCTCACCGCGGAGTACTGCGGCGTCGCTGGCGAGCCCTATTCCTTCCAGGACGCCAGCGGCATACTCGCAGGGCTGAATGTCGGCGCGTCCCTCGCGGGCACGTACAACCAGACTGGAGAGTTCGGCACTAACATCACCAAGCCAACCGCCATCGGAACGCGGTACAACTACTCGTTCCTGCAGTGGGGGCCCAATAGCCCTGTCTTCCACCTTGCGAAAGCTTCGGGACTAGCCAACGTCAACAACCAGAACGTTATCCATGTAAACATGATCGGGAGGCGGTTCTACGACGAAACGGGAGGTCAATTCGGGACGAACAGCGCTGGCTCGGTCAACCCGTACACTCAGGGCAGCTACCTGAACGCCAAGAACATCACATACAACCCGCAAAACTGGATCAACGCCGCTCTGGCTGGAATCGGCGACGGCCACAACGGCGGTGGCCCGATCTGGGCCATCTTCGATGCAGATGCCGTGGCCCGCCAGAGATGGAATGTGGCGCCGCCCTTCGTCGATCCCGATGGATTCTTCTTCCAGGCAAACACGCTGGAGGAACTCGCACAGAAGATCGTCATGCCGCATCAGCGGGTTCCCATGCCGGCAAGCAACCTGGTCGAAACGGTGACGCGGTACAACAGCTTTGTTGACGCGGGTGCCGACGCCGACTTCGGCAAACCGACACCCCAATACAAGATCCAACGGGGCCCGTTCTATGCCGCCTGGTCGACGCCGGTGATCCACGACGCCCGGTCCGGCCTGCGCATCAACGGCTCAAGCCAGGTCCTCGACTATGCCGCTCAGGTGATTCCAGGCCTCTACGCCGCCGGCGAAGCTGCTGGCGGATTCAGTCAGCACGGGAACGGTCGAGCTCTCTCTCAGGGCATCATCGCAGGAAGACACGCAGCCTCCAGTTCGTATTAGCAGGACTACAGCTCTCAACAATAGTCCCGCCAGGCCTCTCGGTCCGGCGGGACTATCTGTTCCTCGGACCCGAGGCCAGTGATTCCAGCACCGGCGGCATGAAGAACTTGGCCATGCAACGCGACACAGGCCTGCGCGATGCGCCGGCCGGTGGCCACCGGGCCGGTGAAGCTGATCGCGTTGGCGCGTTTGTCGTCCAGCAGCACCTGGCCCACTTCGGAGCCGCGGCCCATCACCAGGTTGAACACCCCCGCTGGCAGGCCGCGCGGTGCAGGATGTCGGCGATGGCCAGGCGCTGCCGTGTGCGAGATCGGCGGGCTTGAGCACCACGGCGTTGCCGCAGGCCAAGGCCGGGGCGATCTTCCAGGCGGGGATCGCGATGGGAAGTTCCAGGGCGTGATCAGGCCCATGACGCCTACGGGCTCGCGGGTGACTTCCACGCCGACGCCGGGCGCACGGAAGGCACCACGTCGCCGCCGACACGCAGCGCTTCGCCGGCAAAGAACTTGAAGATGTTGCCGGCCCGTGCCACCTCGCCGATGGCCTCGGGCAGGGTCTTGCCTCCCTCGCGGGCGAGCAGGTCGCCCAGTTCGGCCTTGCGCGCCAGGATCCCGGCGCCGGCGGCGTCGAGGATGTCGAAGCGCTGCTGCGGGGTGGACAGGCTCCAGGCGGACCGGGCCTGGGTGGCTGCGGCGATGGCCTGCCTGGCTTGGGCCGCCTCGGCTTGCGTGAACTCGCCAATGACGTCGTGCGTGTCCGAGGGGTTGATGTTGCGCGAGACGCGAGGGCCTTCGACCCACTCGCCGCCGATCAGGTTGTTGAACATAGTGTGCTTGCTTCCTAAAGGCTGGCTTCGAGCATCGCTTCATAACCGGTGTCGGATGCAACGCGCGGGTTGGTCAGGTGGCTGTGGTCCTTCAAGGCGCCCCGGACGATGTCGGGGAACATCGCGCGCCACGCCCAGTTGGGCCAAGCCCGTCGGCAAGCCGAGCCGCTCGGTCGTGGCGCGCACGGACGGCCCCCCTCGGCCCCGCTGGCCAGGTCCATCGCCTTGCCCATGCGGCACCCTGGCGGATACAGCGCTGACCGGCGCGGTCGCGCCGACCTGATGCTCAGGACTGGCGATGGACCAATTCGTCGATCAGCAGTTTGGCGGCGGGCGGAACCCACGCCCCCTTGCGGGTGACGAGCTCATAGGCCTCGCTTCGCGACGCCAGGGCCAGCGGCAGGATGCGCGTCATCTGCCGGTACGCGAAGAACTGCGCGACTTCGATCGACACCAGGGCCACGAAGGACGGGTTGGCCTGCAGCAGCGCCAGCGTCGCAAAAGCGGAGGTCGTCTCGAGCAGGTGCTGCGGGAACCGGATCCCGCAATCGCGGTATTCGCGTTCGAGCAAGAGCCGCATCGGCATGTTCGCGCGGTATACCACCCATCGGTATGGCGCCAGCTCCTGCAGGGTTAGCTTCTTCGCGTGTCGCAGCGGATGGCCGACGTTCGCGATCACCGCGAGCGTTTCATCCTGGAGCTTCACGCTGTCGTAGACCTGCGGCGCCTGGCTGATGGTCGTGCGGCAGATCGCCAGGTCGAGCCGGCCGGCTTCGAGCTGGGCCAGCAGGGCGGCGCTGGTGTCCTCGACGATCTCGACGGACAAGTCGGCCTGCCGCGCAACGAGCGCGGAGATGGCATCGGTGAGCAGCGGCACCGCGCCCATGATGACGCCGGCCGCCACCCGCCCGCCCTGGCCACGCATGATTCCGACGATCTCGTCGCGCAGGTGCGCGAGATCCGTCTGGATCAGACGCGCATAGCGGATCACGCAATGGCCGACGGCATTGGGCTCCAGGCCCCGGTTGGTGCGAACGAACAGCGGCGTGCCGAAGGTCGTCTCGATTTCCTGCAATGCCTTGCTCGCGCCCGGTTGCGTCAACGCGACCTGCTGCGATGCCTTCAAAAGCGAGCCGTGCTCGCCCAGCGCGACTAGGAGCCGCAGCTGTTTCAGGTGGAGCCTGGAAATGATCGAGTGGAGCGGTGGGGTCATGCCTGGATTGCGTAAATGTTATATCGAGATCACATCGACCGCAAGGATTTCAAATGAAGATCATTGGCGGTTTCGCCACCGAACAGCGGAACCCGCGTGGGGCCAACCCCGCCGCTGTACCAACAGCGCGTCGGGCGAACCAGGACCCGCCAGTGCGTGGAAGGCCTCGGCGCTCGACGGCCGCGAAGGCGCCGATCGTCGTTCCGACAGTGCCGTGGGTCGCAGCAAGATGCGTAAGCTCGTCTGCCAAGTCGGCCGCCGTCTCGTCATCCCGGGCAAGCCCCCAGGGCATCGAGAACTCCGACGACGCTCGCCTCGTCAGAAGATCCTCCGCGGGCCGAGTTGCCAGCCAGCGCCAAGCCAATTCGGCCGGCGGGACCGACGTCGTCTCCAGGTCGCGTCAGCAGAACGGCATCACGAAGTGCCGCTTCATCGTCTACACCCCCACTGCCGCGCCGTTACCGCCGCCGCAGAAAGTTTTTTGACGAAAACTGCTCGTTTTCAATCTCTCCGACCAAGATTGACCACATTGATTAGTATATTCGGTCAAAAATCGGTCAAAATAATTCTAACGAAGCCAAAACGGTGGGAATTCGCCCACCAAGATGACAAACGATTGGGCTTGCTGGAAGGATTCATGATATTTGCGGCAGATCGCTCGCCGTGATTCAGGCGAGCGCGTTTGCGACGCCGTGCGGAGATACAAACGTGGCTAGGAATGTCCGAAAATCAGCGGTGGAGGACATGGCGCCCTCGGCGTCCGCCGGGTCACGGGAAGACGATGGCGGGCGCGGACGGGTCGATTTGATTCCAGCCAAGCGTCATGCCTTCATTCTCGAATGCCTCAAACGGCAAGGAGCTGTAGGCGTTCAGGAACTCATCGATCTCATCGGCGCATCGCCTTCGACCATCCGGCGCGATCTCGAGATGCTTGAACGGCAGGGAGCACTGGAGCGAACGCATGGCGGGGCGATGCTTCAGCGCACGGAACTCGCCACCTTCGAGCCGGATCTCGCCACCGCGGCGCATTTCGCCAGGGCAGAGAAAGAGGCCATCGGTGCCGCCATGATGTCGGAACTCCGCGCCGGCCAAAGCGTCATTTTCGACGCAAGCACGACCGTGCTGGAAGTCGCCCGCGCCATCGCCGCGGCGCCTATTCCGCTTACCGCCGTTACCAACAGCCTCGCGATCGCGCAGATACTTGCAACCGTGCCGGAAGTACGCCTCGTCATGCTTGGAGGCACCTGCAAGCCAGGCTCACTGACCCTGGTCGGCCAGCCCGGCGAGAATTTCCTGCGAACCATCCACGCCGATGTGGCCATTCTTGGGACCCATGCCATCACCGGAGACATGCTCACGGAGACCTCGCTAGAGGTTGCGGCGATGAAGCAGGCGATGATCGCGGCGGCGCGCCGTGTCGTCGTGCTTGCGGACAATTCGAAGTTCACTGCCCCCAATTTCTGCACCATCTGCCGTCTGGCCGATATCCACCAGATCATTACCGACGAGGGCATCGATCAAGCTCACCTCACCAATCTTCGGACGCTCGATGTGAACGTCCGCGTCGTGCGCGTCAGCCGTCCAGGTTCTTCAGTTGAGCGCTCTTGAGGGCGTGGATATCCGGGTCGTAGCCGATGACCTGACCGGCGCCCTGGACAGCGCGGTTTCCTTCGCATCGCCCGGCCACGGCATTGGGGTGAGCTGGCGACTGGACGGTCCGTTTTCGGAGCGCATGGCTGTCGATGTCGCCACACGAGAGGGCGCCGAGGCGACGGCCGTCGCCAGGCACCGGGCGCTCGCGCCATGGCTCGCCGCCGGACAGCTGAGTTTCAAGAAGATCGACAGCCTTTTGCGCGGTCACGTCATCGCCGAAATAGAAGCCTGCATCGTCGAGGGGACGTACCAGCGCGTTGTGCTGGCGCCTGCTTTCCCGTTTCAGGGGCGCGTTACGCGCGTCGGACGCCAATGGCGGCTCGATCGCCCCGAAATGGTAGGTCCCGACCTCCTCGCCGACCTCGGCCAGCGCTTTTCGGTCGGGCGTTCAACACCGGGGGCACGGTCGGCTCATTTCATCACCCTCTACGACGCCGAAACGGACACGGACCTGGACAAGATCGTCGCAACGGCCGGAATGCCGGAGGCACGGATCTTGTGGGTCGGTACAGGCGGCTTGGCGGCGGCACTCGCCCGGCACATGAAAGCACCGCAGAAGCCTGCTCTTGCGTTATCCGGGCCGTTCCTTGGCCTTGTCGGCACAAATCACGAGATCACGGCGGGACAGGTGGCCGTCTTTGCCGCCGGGCATGCGGATGCGCATATCGTCGTCGAACGCGACATCGACAAAGCGAAAAAGCGCTTGGCGGAGCGTATGATGCAAGGCGCGCCATCAATTGTCAGCGTCGCTGCATCGGGTGATCGCCACGCGGTGGCGGATCATATCGGCAAGGTGTTTGCCTCGCTTCTCGAAGGTTTGCCAAGGCCCGGCACGTTGCTCGTCACTGGCGGCGAAACATTGCGGTCGGTGTGCGACAGCCTAGGCGCCGTCGAACTCACGGTCGAAAGCGAGATCGAGCCGGGGCTGCCGGTTTCCGTCATCAAAGGCGGCGTTTTCGAGGGGCTGGCCACGATTTCGAAATCGGGCGCGTTCGGCGACAGCGCCCTGCTCTGCAGGCTTGCCGCTCTCGCGCGTCCCTGATCAAAACGATCGCCGGCGAAGCCGCGGTACATCCGCCTTGCCGGTCAAATAGCGTCAAAAAGCACTGCGAAGCCGGGTGTGGTCGAGATTTCAGCCCGCAAAGGGAGAGATGCGAGCCCGATCAGCCGTGAAGTTTGATTGCGAATGATCGCGAAAGAAAACTATTGCGCATATATGGCCAGAAGGATTAGAAGATGATCACAATTGACCGATATGGAGTGTTTATGTCTGGTCCAAGGCTCGGCATCACTATGGGTGATCCCGCGGGCATCGGCCCCGAGATCATCGCGAAGGCATGCGCACGGCTGAAACCGCGCCTGGCCGACGGGTCACTGTCGCTTCTCATCATCGGCAGCGCCACCGCGATGCGCGCGATGGAGTCCATTTCAGGACGTATCGAGCGGGAAGAACCGTCGGCTTCGGCCGCCAGACCTTTTCCGCCCGTGGCCATTCTTGAGGCCGGACCAGAGCGGACACCCATAGAGACAGGCGTCATGTCGGCCGAAGGCGGGCGCCTTGCCTACCTGGCCATCGAGAAGGCTGTTCGCCTGGCCCAGGCCGGCTCGATTGCGGGTATCGTTACGGCCCCCCTCAACAAGGAAGCGCTCAACCTGGCCGGCTATCACTATGCCGGCCATACCGACATGCTGGCAGAACTGACAGGCGCACGCGATTCCGTGATGATGCTTGCCCATGGGGATTTTCGCGTCAGCCATGTCTCGACCCATGTGGCGCTGGCTCAGGTTCCATCGAAACTGACCGAACCCCGATTGCGGCGGGTGATCCAGTTGACCGTCGAGGCATTGCAGGGCCTCGACATTGCGCATCCGCGCATTGCGATTGCCGCGCTCAACCCGCACGCTGGCGAAGGCGGCATTTTCGGTCGTGAGGACATCGACATCACGACCCCGGTCGTCGCCTCTTACACATCGCCCGATTTCACCGTGGTTGGACCTGTTCCGGGCGACACGGTCTTCGTCAAGCTACGTGCGCGTCAGTATGACGCGGTGGTCGCGATGTATCACGATCAGGGCCATGTTCCGGTGAAACTGCTCGGCTTCAATGTCGATCCCGCGACCGGTGAGTGGAAAGCGCTCTCCGGTGTCAATGTGACGCTCGGCCTTCCGATCATCCGCACCTCCGTGGACCACGGCACGGCCTTCGATATCGCCGGCAAGGGCATCGCCAACGAGGACAGCCTGGTCGAGGCGATCGAGTTCGCCGTCCAGATGGCCGCGGCAAAATCCAAACCTTAGGCACCGGCACGCCTGCAACGCACGAAGAAGCGGATCGAACCATGGCTGTAGAGAAGTCCCATCTCATGCTGATCGACGGCAGATTTGTCACCGGCGAAGCCGGCACGCGCCCGGTGATCAACCCGGCCAACGGCAAGGTTTTTGTCGACGTGCCCGAGGCAAGTCCGGATCAGGCTCGCCAGGCGATAGAGGCAGCCCGTAAGGCGCAGAAAGCCTGGGGGCTCAAATCACCCCTCGCCCGTGCGGCGATCATGAAGCGGATCGCGGTCTTGATCCGGCAGAACACCCGACATCTGGCCGAGGTGGTCGTCAGGGAACAAGGCAAGCCGATCAATGAGGCCATGGGTGAAGTGGGCGGTGCGGCCGAGTTCTTCGACTACTACGCCGAGTTTGCCCGCCGCATTCAAGGTGAGATCCTGCCATCCGACTACGCGGGAGAGCAGGTCTGGATCCAGCGCGTACCCGTAGGCGTCGTCGCCGCCATCATTCCCTGGAATTATCCGAGCGCCCTGGTCAGCCGAAAGGTGGCGCCCGCCATGATCGCCGGCGACACCATCGTCCTCAAACCGCATGAAGACACGCCGCTTTCGGCGCTCGAAATGGCTCGCATCTTTGTGGAAGCGGGCGTGCCGGACGGCGTCGTCAACATCATAACAGGACGAGGCGAAACCATAGGCGAGGTGCTGTGCACGGAACCCGGCGTCGACCTCATCACCATGACCGGAAGCGTGCCGACCGGCAAGCGCATCATGGCGAATGCTTCGCGCAACCTGACGCCCGTTTCGCTGGAGCTTGGCGGCAAGGCACCCTTCATCGTCCTGGCCGATGCCGATCTCGACCTGGCGGTGCGGTCGGCGGCCACTTCGCGCTACATGAATTGCGGGCAGGTCTGCATATGCAACGAACGCACGCTCGTTCACCGTTCGATTTACGATCAGTTCGTCACGCGCTTCGTGGAGTTCTCGAAGTCGCTGGTCGTCGGTGACCCGATGCAGGCGAATACCGATATCGGTCCCAAAGTCAGCCGTGAGGAATTGGAAAAGGTCGAGGTGGTCCTGGCGGAAGCCGTCGCGGGCGGCGCGAAGCTGGCGCTGGCCGGCGGACGCCCGGCCAAGGCGCCGATCGACGGCGGCTACTGGCTCAATCCGACCGTATTGACCGACGTGACGCCCGACATGCCGATCATGACGCGGGAAATCTTCGGCCCGGTCGTGCCGATCATGCCCTTCGACACCTTCGAGGAGGCAGTCAGCATCGCCAATACCAGTCGCTATGGCCTGTCGGCCTATCTTTTCACCAACGATCTTGGTCGCATCATGAAGGCCGTCAACGAGGTTTCGTTTGGCGAAATCTATGTGAACCGGATCGGGCCAGAAATGCTGCAGGGCTTCCATGTCGGCTTCCGCGAGAG
Protein-coding regions in this window:
- a CDS encoding type II secretion system F family protein; its protein translation is MVSTAFAYKALNGEGRLELGRIDASDSDDAVQKLGARGLIPVSVEPRQSASRAPLFSTRIPASQVTRLLSDLSIMLNAGIRIDEALAIMEKEFDSGRLQPVVAGIRTDLASGNSFSRALEAWPALFPAFQVAMVRVAETSGKLPTLLSRIVQERQHFEALRAKVSEALRYPAVLFAGTICVLVFFLVGVVPQFEPMLMQSGKKDTLMVVMFAVSNFLRAYGLVLLLAASILVLLGFVAARRGLLWAWLWGFAKKLPLLSEIPGSYRTGRFARLLGIMVETGVAVPVAFKLISDTVDHGEAARARAQQASDALRQGNRLGHALEILQLPPLAVRMLRLGEQSGELAGLAYRVADFYEVRLERSLSRIVGLVGPAAVATISILIGGMIVSIMSTLMSFNDMVR
- the gspG gene encoding type II secretion system major pseudopilin GspG, with protein sequence MSVHFAVGPNLMQRKRARRREAGFTLIEMLVVLAIIGLISALVGPRVLAQLSDSRVRAAKLQIEAFSSALDIFYIDVGRYPVQAEGLGALVRKPSTIQVWNGPYVRGETVPLDPWGHEYRYASDGKTFNITTDGPDGRGSNVSAQP
- a CDS encoding type II secretion system protein J is translated as MTGRRRRGFTLIEVLASLAVAVLLIVPIARMITGTAGAFAGLERSTERRVGMQAAMAAAMTLNPLRTGRRVIGGFTVIVEPYRFERGTALARAGWQLYSVTVRSTDGSDDDAMQTVRLGKRQ
- a CDS encoding type II secretion system protein J, giving the protein MTRKRSARAGFTLIEALASLVLATMLFGGLALYTGTWLRQWQGIIARGGQEDTVAVILDRMVEDLEAAQPGYSNPEGAAAIRFTGHADEVTFERPALGYEPRAGLDDITYSMGRAGADEALIRARRDHRMGEGGEDLPLVRGDLKLSFSYAGPDGALSPEWTSTNRMPSLVRIEISGSSPRPWRQWAYARLRVELPARCGAAEALAPCLQRYGIGF
- a CDS encoding FAD-dependent oxidoreductase — encoded protein: MTVSRRSLLKAGAGIAAAGVASSMLQPSIANAADPRVADIVVVGCGSAGLGAAVAAAEAGASVIVLEAQPHIGGRGIVSSGNIPLGGGTPAQMAAGIADSPDLLYRDLTDWSIVQANGFPSYRYNDRELIRAFADINVDLYNFLVRHGVVWTTSRPDNVGGNEVGNSVNRMMHTAIMNYVSVRTGLPVAASQQRTTSQGPGFIYPLEAAAKARGVKILLNYRLESLLRTKAGVVGVVASNQGRLVNIQARKGVVIASGGGNGNVEYRRQFDPRLTAEYCGVAGEPYSFQDASGILAGLNVGASLAGTYNQTGEFGTNITKPTAIGTRYNYSFLQWGPNSPVFHLAKASGLANVNNQNVIHVNMIGRRFYDETGGQFGTNSAGSVNPYTQGSYLNAKNITYNPQNWINAALAGIGDGHNGGGPIWAIFDADAVARQRWNVAPPFVDPDGFFFQANTLEELAQKIVMPHQRVPMPASNLVETVTRYNSFVDAGADADFGKPTPQYKIQRGPFYAAWSTPVIHDARSGLRINGSSQVLDYAAQVIPGLYAAGEAAGGFSQHGNGRALSQGIIAGRHAASSSY
- a CDS encoding LysR family transcriptional regulator, yielding MTPPLHSIISRLHLKQLRLLVALGEHGSLLKASQQVALTQPGASKALQEIETTFGTPLFVRTNRGLEPNAVGHCVIRYARLIQTDLAHLRDEIVGIMRGQGGRVAAGVIMGAVPLLTDAISALVARQADLSVEIVEDTSAALLAQLEAGRLDLAICRTTISQAPQVYDSVKLQDETLAVIANVGHPLRHAKKLTLQELAPYRWVVYRANMPMRLLLEREYRDCGIRFPQHLLETTSAFATLALLQANPSFVALVSIEVAQFFAYRQMTRILPLALASRSEAYELVTRKGAWVPPAAKLLIDELVHRQS
- a CDS encoding DUF1403 family protein, whose protein sequence is MLTRPGDDVGPAGRIGLALAGNSARGGSSDEASVVGVLDALGACPG
- a CDS encoding DeoR/GlpR family DNA-binding transcription regulator, which produces MDLIGASPSTIRRDLEMLERQGALERTHGGAMLQRTELATFEPDLATAAHFARAEKEAIGAAMMSELRAGQSVIFDASTTVLEVARAIAAAPIPLTAVTNSLAIAQILATVPEVRLVMLGGTCKPGSLTLVGQPGENFLRTIHADVAILGTHAITGDMLTETSLEVAAMKQAMIAAARRVVVLADNSKFTAPNFCTICRLADIHQIITDEGIDQAHLTNLRTLDVNVRVVRVSRPGSSVERS